A window of Triplophysa dalaica isolate WHDGS20190420 chromosome 7, ASM1584641v1, whole genome shotgun sequence contains these coding sequences:
- the ddx5 gene encoding probable ATP-dependent RNA helicase DDX5 isoform X1, translating into MPGYSDRDRGGRDRGYNSGPPRFGGSRNGPPQGKKFGNPGDRLRKKHWNLDELPKFEKNFYQEHHEVSRRTPQDVENYRRSKEITVKGRELPKPIMKFHEASFPNYVMDVIHKQNWTEPTPIQGQGWPVALSGKDMVGIAQTGSGKTLSYLLPAIVHINHQPFLEHGDGPICLVLAPTRELAQQVQQVAADYGKASRLKSTCIYGGAPKGPQIRDLERGVEICIATPGRLIDFLEVGKTNLRRCTYLVLDEADRMLDMGFEPQIRKIVDQIRPDRQTLMWSATWPKEVRQLAEDFLKEYVQINVGALQLSANHNILQIVDVCNDGEKEDKLLRLLEEIMSEKENKTIIFVETKRRCDDLTRRMRRDGWPAMGIHGDKSQQERDWVLNEFKFGKAPILIATDVASRGLDVEDVKFVINYDYPNNSEDYIHRIGRTARSQKTGTAYTFFTPNNMKQAQDLVSVLREANQAINPKLIQMAEDRGGRSRGGRGGGFRDDRRDRHTGGRRDFNSYSQDGRNNDSYGQKKTFNSKPQNGSSSYNSGGNFNGGYGSNGQSNFGGGGQPSAYGNQGYQSQQFGANQGGVQNGMSHPPQFPPFNPQQMPQSMPFPMPPPAFPQ; encoded by the exons ATGCCCGGATATTCAGACAGAGACCGCGGTGGCCGCGACAGAGG ATACAACAGTGGTCCCCCACGTTTTGGTGGAAGCCGAAATGGACCTCCTCAAGGAAAGAAGTTTGGGAATCCAGGTGACCGGCTGAGGAAGAAACACTGGAACCTGGATGAGCTTCCTAAATTTGAGAAGAACTTCTACCAAGAGCACCATGAAGTTTCTCGGCGGACACCT CAAGACGTTGAAAACTACAGAAGAAGCAAAGAAATTACAGTGAAGGGAAGAGAGCTCCCAAAACCCATTATGAAGTTCCATGAAGCAAGTTTCCCAA aCTACGTAATGGATGTGATCCACAAACAGAACTGGACTGAACCAACCCCCATCCAAGGTCAGGGGTGGCCAGTAGCACTAAGTGGTAAAGACATGGTGGGCATTGCACAGACAGGATCTGGGAAAACCCTTTCG TACTTGCTACCTGCTATTGTGCACATAAACCACCAACCATTCCTGGAACATGGTGATGGCCCGATT TGTTTGGTGTTGGCTCCCACTCGTGAACTGGCACAGCAGGTCCAGCAGGTGGCGGCAGACTACGGCAAAGCTTCTCGGCTCAAATCTACCTGCATCTATGGAGGAGCTCCCAAGGGACCACAAATCCGGGATCTGGAGAGGG GTGTTGAAATCTGCATTGCCACTCCTGGTCGCCTAATCGATTTCCTGGAGGTTGGAAAGACAAATCTGCGCAGATGCACCTATCTTGTTCTTGATGAGGCTGACAGGATGCTGGACATGGGTTTTGAACCCCAGATTCGAAAAATTGTGGACCAAATTAGA CCAGACCGACAAACTCTGATGTGGAGCGCCACATGGCCAAAAGAGGTGCGGCAGCTGGCCGAAGACTTTCTTAAAGAATATGTCCAGATCAATGTTGGTGCCCTTCAACTCAGCGCCAATCACAACATCCTACAGATTGTTGATGTTTGCAATGATGGAGAAAAAGAGGACAA ACTGCTGCGCCTTTTGGAGGAAATTATGAGTGAAAAGGAGAACAAGACTATAATTTTTGTGGAGACCAAAAGAAGGTGTGATGATCTCACCAGGAGAATGCGCAGGGATGG GTGGCCTGCAATGGGTATCCATGGAGACAAGAGTCAGCAGGAAAGGGACTGGGTCCTCAATG agttTAAATTCGGCAAAGCCCCCATCCTCATCGCCACAGACGTTGCCTCCAGAGGCCTAG atgtTGAGGATGTCAAATTTGTCATTAACTATGACTACCCCAACAATTCTGAGGACTACATTCACCGCATTGGCCGTACTGCTCGCAGCCAGAAAACTGGGACAGCCTACACGTTCTTTACACCAAACAACATGAAACAGGCACAGGACCTCGTCTCTGTCCTTCGCGAGGCCAATCAAGCCATTAACCCCAAACTCATCCAGATGGCCGAAGACAGAGGAG GTCGTTCAAGGGGAGGTCGAGGTGGAGGGTTTAGAGATGACCGTCGTGATCGCCACACTGGCGGCAGACGGGATTTCAACAGCTATAGCCAAGACGGCCGCAACAATGACTCTTACGGACAGAAGAAAACGTTTAACAGTAAGCCTCAAAACGGGTCTAGCAGTTACAACAGCGGTGGAAATTTTAACGGGGGTTACGGCAGTAATGGACAGTCAAACTTCGGTGGTGGCGGTCAGCCTAGTGCCTATGGAAACCAAGGTTATCAGAGCCAGCAGTTTGGTGCCAACCAAGGGGGAGTTCAGAATGGCATGAGCCACCCCCCACAATTCCCCCCCTTTAACCCCCAACAGATGCCACAGTCTATGCCCTTTCCCATGCCCCCTCCTGCATTCCCACAGTAA
- the ddx5 gene encoding probable ATP-dependent RNA helicase DDX5 isoform X2, which translates to MPGYSDRDRGGRDRGYNSGPPRFGGSRNGPPQGKKFGNPGDRLRKKHWNLDELPKFEKNFYQEHHEVSRRTPQDVENYRRSKEITVKGRELPKPIMKFHEASFPNYVMDVIHKQNWTEPTPIQGQGWPVALSGKDMVGIAQTGSGKTLSYLLPAIVHINHQPFLEHGDGPICLVLAPTRELAQQVQQVAADYGKASRLKSTCIYGGAPKGPQIRDLERGVEICIATPGRLIDFLEVGKTNLRRCTYLVLDEADRMLDMGFEPQIRKIVDQIRPDRQTLMWSATWPKEVRQLAEDFLKEYVQINVGALQLSANHNILQIVDVCNDGEKEDKLLRLLEEIMSEKENKTIIFVETKRRCDDLTRRMRRDGWPAMGIHGDKSQQERDWVLNEFKFGKAPILIATDVASRGLDVEDVKFVINYDYPNNSEDYIHRIGRTARSQKTGTAYTFFTPNNMKQAQDLVSVLREANQAINPKLIQMAEDRGGKSNWSFKGRSRWRV; encoded by the exons ATGCCCGGATATTCAGACAGAGACCGCGGTGGCCGCGACAGAGG ATACAACAGTGGTCCCCCACGTTTTGGTGGAAGCCGAAATGGACCTCCTCAAGGAAAGAAGTTTGGGAATCCAGGTGACCGGCTGAGGAAGAAACACTGGAACCTGGATGAGCTTCCTAAATTTGAGAAGAACTTCTACCAAGAGCACCATGAAGTTTCTCGGCGGACACCT CAAGACGTTGAAAACTACAGAAGAAGCAAAGAAATTACAGTGAAGGGAAGAGAGCTCCCAAAACCCATTATGAAGTTCCATGAAGCAAGTTTCCCAA aCTACGTAATGGATGTGATCCACAAACAGAACTGGACTGAACCAACCCCCATCCAAGGTCAGGGGTGGCCAGTAGCACTAAGTGGTAAAGACATGGTGGGCATTGCACAGACAGGATCTGGGAAAACCCTTTCG TACTTGCTACCTGCTATTGTGCACATAAACCACCAACCATTCCTGGAACATGGTGATGGCCCGATT TGTTTGGTGTTGGCTCCCACTCGTGAACTGGCACAGCAGGTCCAGCAGGTGGCGGCAGACTACGGCAAAGCTTCTCGGCTCAAATCTACCTGCATCTATGGAGGAGCTCCCAAGGGACCACAAATCCGGGATCTGGAGAGGG GTGTTGAAATCTGCATTGCCACTCCTGGTCGCCTAATCGATTTCCTGGAGGTTGGAAAGACAAATCTGCGCAGATGCACCTATCTTGTTCTTGATGAGGCTGACAGGATGCTGGACATGGGTTTTGAACCCCAGATTCGAAAAATTGTGGACCAAATTAGA CCAGACCGACAAACTCTGATGTGGAGCGCCACATGGCCAAAAGAGGTGCGGCAGCTGGCCGAAGACTTTCTTAAAGAATATGTCCAGATCAATGTTGGTGCCCTTCAACTCAGCGCCAATCACAACATCCTACAGATTGTTGATGTTTGCAATGATGGAGAAAAAGAGGACAA ACTGCTGCGCCTTTTGGAGGAAATTATGAGTGAAAAGGAGAACAAGACTATAATTTTTGTGGAGACCAAAAGAAGGTGTGATGATCTCACCAGGAGAATGCGCAGGGATGG GTGGCCTGCAATGGGTATCCATGGAGACAAGAGTCAGCAGGAAAGGGACTGGGTCCTCAATG agttTAAATTCGGCAAAGCCCCCATCCTCATCGCCACAGACGTTGCCTCCAGAGGCCTAG atgtTGAGGATGTCAAATTTGTCATTAACTATGACTACCCCAACAATTCTGAGGACTACATTCACCGCATTGGCCGTACTGCTCGCAGCCAGAAAACTGGGACAGCCTACACGTTCTTTACACCAAACAACATGAAACAGGCACAGGACCTCGTCTCTGTCCTTCGCGAGGCCAATCAAGCCATTAACCCCAAACTCATCCAGATGGCCGAAGACAGAGGAGGTAAATCCAATTG GTCGTTCAAGGGGAGGTCGAGGTGGAGGGTTTAG